One genomic window of Plasmodium falciparum 3D7 genome assembly, chromosome: 10 includes the following:
- a CDS encoding heptatricopeptide repeat-containing protein, putative, which produces MIKWVSKGTGLYYEGRRIYFRCFHKGKEKMENEENSIINYRMILGLKKIDINNLSSLCRDFHNIFRINKYELLKYAHDILPFVKYLRTSEIVMILHHYSFINYTNVHFYNNVWLQIKDKLHDMDCKELALIIYSMGKIKYTNKDMIVFFEKEIQKWLLKFSGRDCSLILKGLQNIPCNNINNKIYDLIYEHILNIIDNLNILDICIILNTHSKCINNNKNINNTSNINSIHSNNINIRLFEALLNKSLTFYTQLNEQCIGSLLWSISHAEIKAEKYFSLLARRLRIVMYTKLIADGKIVNEDTKEDNKTKEDNKKKEDNKTKEDNKKKEDNKKDEDNKKEEDNKKDEDNKKEEDNKTKEDNLHNGNVQTHIDLPQCYNNNNILDNIYTNNYEHDNYQLHNDSYNTPSDNPNDHCNPLNNHNTCHHENVIPSIIYSYGKQRVYMKHHIDIDKNIYNHIINSYPVYDNIHNKPVEKIYMFDFSKKFLRDQNIFNNVVNNENNNNNSSNNKIIKKYKSIKKNNIYYQDIIYIINNFLIHFLNKIHYNDLKNILFGITKIEMSINKILLNNIYELIILYTQKGLYKNYEVINLLRSLTLIPYFNKDIWIHVLEFYKNNFLTKHTNIKNHSYLFYIFSFVKNHLQNYPFHHQLIQHINKNANMLQRDDIIYIIKALLNSNYYDNELVNNIFNFIQTNFKLFNIIDIVYILKYCTIHNLRNTNIFSLFALTIKEQNKKSNRNIISLILSFYLEMDIYPKIIEDILMEAKQSKNRNYYLEEIQCDQ; this is translated from the exons ATGATTAAGTGGGTTTCCAAAGGTACGGGCTTGTACTATGAAGGAAGACGAATATATTTTCGTTGTTTTCataaaggaaaagaaaaaatggaGAATGAGGAGAATTCGATTATAAATTATAGAATGATATTAGGTTTAAAAAAgattgatataaataatttatcatcGTTATGTCGagattttcataatatatttcgtataaacaaatatgaaTTATTGAAATATGCACATGATATCTTACcatttgtaaaatatttaagaaCAAGTGAAATAGTTATGATATTACAtcattattcttttataaattatacgaacgttcatttttataataatgtatggttacaaataaaagataaattacATGATATGGATTGTAAAGAATTAGCACTAATCATTTATAGTATggggaaaataaaatatacaaataaggATATGATAGTTTTTTTTGAAAAGGAGATACAAAAATGGTTATTAAAATTTAGTGGAAGGGACTGCTCCTTAATATTAAAGGGTTTACAAAATATTccttgtaataatattaataataagatctatgatttaatatatgaacatatattaaatattatagataacttaaatatattagatatatgtattatattaaatacacATAGTAAATGTATtaacaacaataaaaatattaataataccagtaatattaattctattcatagtaataatattaatattcgATTATTTGAAGCACTTTTAAATAAATCCCTAACATTCTATACACAACTCAACGAACAGTGTATAGGTTCTCTACTATGGAGTATTAGCCATGCTGAAATAAAAgcagaaaaatatttttctttgttGGCTCGTAGATTAAGAATTGTTATGTACACAAAGTTAATCGCTGATGGGAAAATTGTTAATGAAGACACaaaagaagataataaaacaaaagaagataataaaaaaaaagaagacaacaaaacaaaagaagataacaaaaaaaaagaagataataaaaaagatgaagataataaaaaagaagaagataataaaaaagatgaagataataaaaaagaagaagataataaaacaaaagaagATAATCTTCACAATGGTAATGTACAAACACATATAGATTTACCAcaatgttataataataataatattcttgataatatttatacaaataattatgaacatGATAATTATCAGCTTCATAACGATTCTTATAATACTCCATCGGATAATCCGAACGATCATTGTAATCCTCTGAATAATCATAATACTTGTCATCATGAAAATGTTATTCCCtctattatttattcatatggaAAACAAAGAGTTTATATGAAACATCATATAGAcatagataaaaatatatacaaccATATTATAAATAGCTACCCtgtatatgataatatacataacaaGCCagttgaaaaaatatatatgtttgattTTTCTAAAAAATTCTTAAGAGaccaaaatatttttaataatgttgtaaataatgaaaataataataataatagtagtaataataaaattataaaaaaatataaaagtattaaaaaaaataatatatattatcaagatattatatacattataaataattttcttatacattttttaaacaaaatacattataatgatttaaagaatatattatttggtaTAACAAAAATTGAAATgtcaattaataaaatattattaaataatatatatgaattaattatcttatatacacaaaaaggtttatataaaaattatgaggttattaatttattacgCTCTCTAACATTAATaccatattttaataaagatattTGGATACATGTCTTAgagttttataaaaataatttcctTACAAaacatacaaatataaaaaatcattcttatttattttatatattctccTTTGTTAAAAATCATTTACAAAATTATCCTTTTCATCATCAACTCAttcaacatataaataaaaacgcTAACATGTTACAAAGagatgatattatatatataattaaggCTCTTCTCAATtctaattattatgataacgAATTAGtaaataacatttttaattttatacaaacaaattttaaattatttaatattatcgaTATTGTCTATATTCTAAAATACTGTACTATCCATAATCTAAGGAATACAAACATATTCTCACTCTTTGCTTTAACCATAAAGGAACAAAATAAGAAATCCAacagaaatattatatctttaatTTTGTCTTTTTATTTGGAG aTGGATATATACCCCAAAATAATTGAAGACATACTTATGGAAGCCAAACAAAGCAAGAATAGAAATTATTACTTAGAAGAAATTCAATGCGAtcaataa
- a CDS encoding ribosomal protein L43, mitochondrial, putative → MCSNGVYQLKNILLRYSETGHSSRNVRFFLRYLLPEYKEENKHLNFEIHHEQYEEPKVIFEYINNTKYEISLKDIKSKHIVDIINLYKDSAGNNDYLKHGGPKVYSNRRSIQGLWCPNIYSELNAISYLKKKKKNNIKLPKYTRESLNLNHDVIKGYGRWGNENLFPKGFDQRYLKNIFCFPFKDSLPKKMEQNNAVESKEAEINSFYKFYKN, encoded by the exons atgtgTTCCAATGGAGTATaccaattaaaaaatatattattaaggtATAGTGAGACTGGTCATAGTAGTAGGAATgttcgtttttttttaagatatcTGTTACCAgaatataaagaagaaaacaaGCATTTAAATTTCGAAATTCATCATGAGCAATATGAAGAACCCAAAGTTAtctttgaatatataaataatacaaaatatgaaatatctttaaaagatataaaatcaAAACATATTGttgatataattaatttatataaagacAGTGCTGGAAATAATGACTACCTAAAGCACGGGGGTCCAAAGGTATATTCAAACAGGAGAAGCATACag GGTTTGTGGTGTCCCAACATTTACAGCGAACTAAATGCTATCTCATacttgaaaaagaaaaaaaagaacaacaTAAAATTACCAAAATATACAAGAGAAAGCTTAAACTTAAATCATGATGTCATAAAAGGATATGGAAGGTGGGgaaatgaaaatttattcCCAAAAGGTTTTGATCAgagatatttaaaaaatattttctgttTTCCTTTTAAGGATAGTTTACCAAAAAAAATGGAGCAAAATAATGCTGTCGAATCAAAAGAGGCAGAAATTAATTcgttttataaattttacaaaaattaa
- a CDS encoding PI31 domain-containing protein, putative, which produces MYDHKTFKDLLQFYDNLEKEEVLVLFFHSTLLDNNYIYELKSEKKIVFSENENIEINDSYVKYKIDKRNKDLLITRILIHPEWRNNNHNYNFTYKQIHTSDTYNLNILKIGNSLVLQLIDIEDPSSIHSCTINIQEYINKNITDKYINVNNYNEYIYVDKLEKIFQTNILNYMNSKNKNKEKIHINKNNTNDIYNNKCNTYQTQNITMKPHPQNCDKNYLLHNFNDTYFDDKNPPLLTNHILPNLNQPHPVLKPDGLLVGPNNKFFNPGKLRYDPMGPFGNEPNSDNRPFEYQNNFPF; this is translated from the coding sequence ATGTATGATCATAAAACGTTTAAAGATTTGCTACAATTCTATGATAACCTGGAAAAGGAAGAAGTGTTGGTTTTATTTTTCCACAGCACCTTGttagataataattatatatatgaattgaAGAGTGAGAAGAAAATCGTTTTTTccgaaaatgaaaatatcgAAATAAATGATtcatatgtaaaatataaaatagataAAAGGAATAAGGATTTACTAATAACAAGAATATTAATACATCCAGAATGgagaaataataatcataattataattttacttATAAACAAATCCATACATCTGAtacttataatttaaatatattaaaaataggaAACTCGTTAGTTTTACAGCTAATAGATATAGAAGATCCATCATCTATTCATTCATGTACAATTAATATTcaggaatatataaataaaaatataacagacaaatatattaatgtaaataattataatgaatatatttatgtagacaaattagaaaaaatttTCCAAACCAATAtcttaaattatatgaacagcaaaaataaaaacaaagaaaaaattcatataaataaaaataatacaaatgatatatataacaacaaATGTAATACATACCAAACACAAAATATTACAATGAAACCACATCCTCAAAATtgtgataaaaattatttattacataattttaatgatacttattttgatgataaaaatcCACCCCTTTTAACAAATCACATTTTACCAAATCTTAATCAACCTCATCCAGTTTTAAAACCTGACGGTCTTTTAGTTGGaccaaataataaattttttaatccTGGAAAATTAAGATATGACCCTATGGGCCCTTTTGGTAACGAGCCAAATTCTGACAATAGACCGTTTgaatatcaaaataatttccccttttaa